A region of Salmo salar chromosome ssa17, Ssal_v3.1, whole genome shotgun sequence DNA encodes the following proteins:
- the LOC106561259 gene encoding LOW QUALITY PROTEIN: peptidyl-prolyl cis-trans isomerase FKBP4 (The sequence of the model RefSeq protein was modified relative to this genomic sequence to represent the inferred CDS: inserted 2 bases in 1 codon; deleted 1 base in 1 codon), with protein sequence MTAEEVTNEGQNIPLPMEGEDITQKKDGGVLKLVKQEGTGTELPMTGDKVFVHYVGTLLDGTPFDSSRERGEKFSFELGKGQVIKAWDLGVATMKVGEISQLICKPEYAYGTAGSPRRXTPNATLVFQVELFEFRGEDITEGEDGGIIRRIITKGAGYSKPNEGAAVEVCVEGSCEGKVFDQRELKFELGDGKSLGLPSGVEKALTAMEQGEESLFIIKPKYGFGNIGSSKYSIPGGATLQYKLKLTTFEKAKESWEMNSAEKLEQSIIIKEKGTQYFKEGKHRQASVQYKRIVSWLENESSLPEGEDQKAKALRLAAHLNLAMCFIKLQEPSSAFDNCDKALELDESNEKALFRRGEALFAMKEFDRARADFQRVTQLYPSNKAAKSQVALCQKQIKEQHEKDKRLYANMFQKFAERDAKKEADKGMENIGGMDVEESGGQE encoded by the exons TTGGTGAAGCAAGAGGGCACAGGGACAGAGCTGCCTATGACG GGGGACAAGGTGTTTGTTCACTATGTTGGCACGCTGCTGGATGGAACCCCATTTGACTCCAGTCGCGAACGAGGAGAGAAGTTCTCCTTTGAGCTgggcaaag gtcaggTAATCAAGGCGTGGGACCTGGGAGTGGCTACTATGAAAGTAGGAGAGATTAGCCAGCTGATCTGTAAACCAGAGTACGCCTACGGCACCGCCGGCAGCCCCCGAAG TACCCCCAATGCTACTCTTGTCTTCCAG gtggagCTGTTTGAGTTTCGAGGGGAGGACATCactgagggagaggatggaggaatcATCCGTCGCATCATCACTAAGGGAGCGGGATACTCCAAACCTAATGAAGGAGCTGCCGTAgaag tgtgtgtggagggcagCTGTGAGGGCAAGGTCTTTGACCAGAGGGAGCTGAAGTTTGAGTTGGGAGATGGAAAGAGTCTGGGTCTGCCAAGTGGAGTGGAGAAAGCCCTGACCGCCatggaacagggagaggagtcactcTTCATCATCAAACCcaa gtatggCTTTGGAAACATAGGAAGCAGCAAGTACAGTATTCCTGGTGGAGCCACTCTGCAGTACAAACTCAAACTGACCACCTTCGAAAAG GCCAAGGAATCTTGGGAGATGAACTCAGCAGAGAAACTGGAGCAGAGCATCATCATCAAGGAGAAAGGAACACAGTACTTCAAG gaagggAAGCATCGCCAAGCGTCTGTCCAGTATAAGAGGATTGTGTCATGGCTGGAGAATGAATCAAGTTTGCCCGAGGGGGAGGACCAGAAAGCTAAAGCCCTGCGATTGGCTGCTCACCTCAACCTGGCCATGTGCTTCATCAAGCTTCAGGAACCAAGCTCTGCCTTCGACAACTGTGACAAG GCCCTGGAGCTAGACGAATCCAATGAAAAGGCTCTATTCCGGAGGGGGGAGGCACTGTTTGCCATGAAGGAGTTTGATAGGGCGAGAGCAGACTTCCAGCGCGTCACCCAACTTTATCCTAGCAACAAGGCCGCCAAGAGCCAG GTGGCTCTGTGCCAGAAACAGATTAAGGAGCAGCATGAGAAGGACAAGAGGCTCTACGCCAACATGTTCCAGAAGTTCGCAGAGAGAGACGCCAAG AAGGAGGCTGACAAGGGGATGGAGAACATAGGTGGGATGGAtgtagaggagagtggaggacagGAGTAA